CTGAATaagtgtgtctgctaaatgacaactgTAAAAATACCATGGCTGTGACTACATCATGTGAGAGTATAGCGTAAACTGTAATGTAAATATGTAAATTACACAGCCTCCTTGTTCAGGAGACTCCCAAGAAAACAGGCCAAGAGAAGAGTTGAATTGTTTCACATGTAGTATTCAAAGACCAGCAAAAAATGTATTTCCTCTGTATATCCTCTGGAAAACATCATACAACCAATAGATTTCACTATTGACGCATTAAATATGCACAAGCATggtacagtgtttcccaaccctctccttGATTAGTTGACTCAACCACATCAGTGCAGGGGCTATAACTAACATGTGGACAGGACCATCCATTGGTCCAAGGCGAGGGGTGAGAAACATTGGTATATCAAATAAATTATTCTCCCAACAGGACGGCTGAGCTAAAGCTTACCGATGCGTCCGATTTTCATGCCAGAACGAGCCAGGGCACGGAGAGCAGACTGTGCTCCTGGTCCAGGGGTCTTGGTTCTGAAAGGAAAATGTTCAGTTACACAGAAGACAAATCTAATGTGTAGTCGACTAGAGAGATCCAGTTCCACAACTCAGAAGACTTAGCAAAATATAGACTGCACTCCTAAATGTATTGTTCTATTTACAGTGGTAACAAGAATAGTAGTCAAAAGGAAACAATGTGGCCTACCAAAACTATTTAGCTACATCGAGCACTGTGCAACCCCATGGATGTACAAAAGACAAATTCTGACGGAGCAATAATAGGTTGCGCTTCAGCGAACAGAGGGAGGGATTCATTACCTGTTACCGCCAGTGGCCCTCAGCTTAATATGCAGGGCAGTGATTCCCAGCTCCTTGCACCTCTGTGCCACATCCTGGGCGGCCAACATGGCAGCGTAGGGGGAGGATTCGTCTCTGTCGGCCTTTACCTTCATACCACCAGTCACACGGCAGATAGTTTCCCTGGAGGGTACCGGGACACGTTTAGGGCAAAGCATTTGAAATCAACACTGAACACTGCACAGACAATAATGTGATGACATCGATTGCTGTAAGAAGCATGCAGGTTGATTGATAATGTATCAGGTCACTTGAATATTTTCCAAAGCCGAGCATGCACAGTTCCAATGCCTCCAGTACTTACTTGCCGGAGAGGTCAGTGACATGAACGAAGGTGTCATTGAAGGATGCAAAGATGTGGCAGACTCCAAAGACATTCTCGCCTTCGGCAACCTGAGGTCCCAGGGCGATGACCTGTTCTTCCTTCTTTTCTTTACCCTTGCGAGGTGCCATAGCTGCAAAGGAATACACGTCGGTCAGCATTTAGTTTAAGCGTCAGTTACCAATCCTGGCACTAGCAAGTGACCGGATTGGGGCGAGGCAGGAAGTAACGTTTCCATATCTATATCTAGCAAACTGGCTAGATCCTGACTCCTGGTAGGGGATGGATACATTACTAGACAACTTCACCACAAGATGCGTTTGAATTGCTGTATTTAAAAAGTGTCACTCACTAGTTATGTGCACAATGAGAATAATTAGCAAAATGTCAACCATTATTGCAACTGGCCTATAActactagctaacgttatataCAAGCAGTGGTGGGGAATGTACtcactcaattgtcatacttgagtaaaagtaaagataacttaatagaaaagaACTCAAGGTAATACTAGAGTAAAAGTATTTGGCATCAAAAGttaatggaattgctaaaatgtaccaAAAGTAACAGTATAAACCATTTAACATTCCTTAtagtaagcaaaccagacggcacaatgttcttgtttttatttttggatagccaggggcacaccaacaatttacaaactaagcatttgtgtttttagtccgccagatcagaggcagtagggatgttctcttgataagtgtgtgaattggaccatgttcctatcaaaatgtaacgagtacttttgggtgtcagggaaaatgtatggagtaaaaagtaaattattttctttaggaaagtaGTGAAGTTAAAGTATGCAAAATATTATCAAGGTACAGATACCTCCCAAAAACGACTTACGTAGTACTTTAAAGCTTTTGTACTTACGAACTTTACACCAGTGTATACAAGTGTCACATGGCAACACACGCCAGTGGAGTGGCGTTAACGTCAACTAACTTTTTGTTAACTACCAGACACCAGAATGTATAA
The Salvelinus fontinalis isolate EN_2023a chromosome 10, ASM2944872v1, whole genome shotgun sequence DNA segment above includes these coding regions:
- the LOC129863522 gene encoding 40S ribosomal protein S14, with the translated sequence MAPRKGKEKKEEQVIALGPQVAEGENVFGVCHIFASFNDTFVHVTDLSGKETICRVTGGMKVKADRDESSPYAAMLAAQDVAQRCKELGITALHIKLRATGGNRTKTPGPGAQSALRALARSGMKIGRIEDVTPIPSDSTRRKGGRRGRRL